In the Flagellimonas sp. MMG031 genome, one interval contains:
- a CDS encoding DoxX family membrane protein, whose translation MKPISIVYIVLRLLLGGFMIYGGIQKFQKPIPTPVEVVEKAEKFTSPEKENTLQKILYISGAKQTGYFWEVLGICELLFGLLLILQGTSFVGALFLLPITLHIFLFHLFLESDELPELFQTFGLFAVNIVLVLKEKRHWQHLLWIKPI comes from the coding sequence ATGAAACCCATAAGTATTGTTTACATTGTATTGCGGCTGCTATTGGGCGGATTTATGATCTATGGCGGCATCCAAAAGTTCCAAAAGCCCATACCTACCCCTGTGGAGGTGGTGGAAAAAGCCGAAAAGTTCACCTCGCCCGAGAAGGAAAATACCCTGCAGAAGATTTTGTACATCAGCGGGGCCAAACAAACGGGTTACTTTTGGGAAGTACTGGGGATTTGCGAACTGCTGTTCGGACTGTTGTTGATCCTGCAAGGCACCAGTTTTGTAGGAGCCCTATTCCTGCTGCCCATCACCCTGCATATTTTCCTGTTCCATTTGTTTTTGGAATCGGATGAATTGCCAGAACTGTTTCAAACCTTTGGTTTGTTCGCAGTGAACATTGTCTTGGTCCTCAAGGAAAAGCGCCATTGGCAACATTTGCTGTGGATAAAACCCATCTAG
- a CDS encoding ArsC/Spx/MgsR family protein: MGVIATNKREIKLFYNAETNKGMQTLAYLKSSQKKVLDIDLSKTKVTGTQWTELAKLLGKPIKDLINTEHPDFIKKYGKSPELPDDEDWLKLMENNPKVVTQPILVNGDQAVQIDTPSEVMQFIEDED, translated from the coding sequence ATGGGAGTAATAGCCACCAACAAACGGGAAATCAAACTATTTTACAATGCCGAGACCAATAAAGGCATGCAGACCTTGGCCTACCTGAAATCGTCCCAGAAAAAAGTGTTGGACATCGACCTTTCCAAAACCAAGGTTACGGGCACGCAATGGACCGAACTGGCCAAACTGTTGGGCAAGCCCATCAAAGACCTCATTAATACCGAACATCCCGATTTTATTAAAAAATACGGCAAAAGCCCGGAGTTGCCCGATGATGAAGATTGGTTAAAATTAATGGAAAACAACCCCAAAGTGGTGACCCAACCCATTTTGGTGAACGGTGACCAAGCCGTACAAATAGACACTCCGTCCGAAGTGATGCAGTTTATCGAAGACGAAGACTAA